Proteins from a single region of Seriola aureovittata isolate HTS-2021-v1 ecotype China chromosome 9, ASM2101889v1, whole genome shotgun sequence:
- the LOC130175461 gene encoding membrane-associated guanylate kinase, WW and PDZ domain-containing protein 3 isoform X2: MSKTAVKKLHWRSKVQDSFVPLLGSSGELGIAIGGGADYGEFPFVTSAPGGGLTVGDIILEIGGTPVLGMTLGDVRGVLNSCPHPIRIKTVSPGSTLCKDLRLYLSKCFTPGSVDSQLQQVIRENLYLRAVPCTTRQPRDGEISGVDYNFVSIEEFFSLEESGALLESGKFKGNYYGTPRPVHISADSPPITYQEHRNLLRNFRTRSKSLSNLEKAAEDGENSEDDSGLSGGSAGISGSILPTHRSPGRPRAYSNGGDGCAIENGIIGIRSGARVRAVMPDHWEQAFSDPGDSHYIDRNPKKTSWQSPRASSRETVYKNEWFTDQPVELRGFPVHTHLTKGSRGFGFNIVGGSRPREFLQVYSVTASGPSALKTADLLVYINDVCVLGVSHKEVVEMLKSVPVGHSVDVEVRRGYPMLYNPDGCPKQPPPRLLDSGDPILPPTTTQPQPIHQLPRLPTPTPRIQQHFNFNGVHSDGSYMEPGVTLDANGNAMSFAIRQLPSYRRSSMSNAASSPPVRPPRSLRSLARLQSLDQTLASQSDSEVVSAIGSHRASMIRNHNNNSLSAPPHPLHYGTSKSSESDLSTCTLSGSRLPLPQSPRRPSSSPGGPRSAHSRLFTPQTSHLRPPPTPDNPHHRTFNGFHSNTSPTASPSSVSSPGAMSVGSGLGSGGELVPVALAQIEGDRGLGFSVSAGGPGGRMTIVKRVWDRKQCNSLQPGDAIVKINGADVQSLSFAQVQTVLQEHTKQGEVILLVYRGGVCHSAISPGSIRRLPPPLLRPPPPPVGSDDSSVLPEALPMPRTSISTPPSPAPTHSSLIQSTSFLESIPVTLTMEPKDWINTGLEDEAGGVIVPDSGAVRQGGERTRPLRGFDVELRRKPGEGFGFVIASQDVENGKAASLLPHRFVTVRRGSPAAKSGQIRPGDRLEAVEGHSVVTLPHRELAQILRRVGNTLRLTIVPRPSTYTSSLSEANEYDPGHKSRKGQRSRPKRDSRYYSVDLDRGPSGFGFSLRGGSEYNMGLYVLGLMEGGPASRSQKMQVSDQLVEINGDSTAGMTHSQAVEQIRRGGHRIHLVLKRGNGYVPDYGREHRITSPSLLRHPKEQGLAAVDSTGRRGRSSSKQRRSKSSDGREKGKGTERRRRRRRASEGEGRSGLQSPVSELGERSREARDSSRRRRRKRGAQSLPRDALRNYDDSDTEKGTVRGRKRERERKRRSRSRPRKSRSEERVGKAEGKEEPEGQQEVAAVEEKVEEKDEEVEVEERVNLESGASDENIILPIPSPNQKLPSPKENWEASNDENWDMAADYRELRKEKEPESEQEQERSWDDDRGENKETALNENEKDEDAQNGRIKRPLPSVAVMDPVSQRKPFSFLTSTLSVQQLGDDESDSGNSQSDGSVSAASISGLSMAGGRRAAVLPGPWLTPSQQRVAQDVEGNRQTGQGGGGSAVS; this comes from the exons ATGTCTAAGACAGCGGTGAAGAAGCTGCACTGGCGTTCCAAGGTGCAGGACAGCTTCGTCCCCTTGCTAGGCTCGTCGGGGGAACTGGGGATCGCCATCGGTGGAGGAGCAGATTATGGAGAGTTTCCTTTTGTCACGTCGGCTCCCGGGGGCGGACTCACAGTGGGCGATATCATCCTTGAAATTGGGGGGACACCTGTATTAGGGATGACATTAGGAGATGTCCGTGGTGTTCTCAACTCCTGCCCCCATCCTATCCGCATTAAAACTGTGTCACCAG GCTCCACATTGTGCAAGGATCTCAGGTTGTATCTGAGTAAGTGCTTCACACCCGGCTCAGTGGACAGCCAGCTTCAGCAGGTCATCCGAGAGAACCTCTACCTCCGCGCTGTACCTT GTACAACAAGGCAGCCCAGAGACGGGGAAATCTCAGGGGTGGACTACAACTTTGTCTCCATTGAGGAGTTCTTCTCCTTGGAGGAGTCAGGAGCACTGCTTGAGAGTGGCAAGTTCAAAG GGAATTACTACGGCACACCTCGGCCTGTTCACATCAGCGCAGACAGCCCCCCCATCACCTACCAGGAACACCGCAACCTGCTCAGAAACTTCCGCACACGCAGCAAATCGCTCAGCAACCTGGAGAAGGCTGCAGAGGACGGCGAAAACAGTGAGGACGACTCCGGCCTCTCAG GAGGCTCTGCGGGCATCAGCGGCAGCATCCTTCCTACCCACCGCTCCCCTGGTCGGCCCCGGGCGTACAGCAACGGCGGGGATGGTTGTGCCATAGAGAACGGGATCATTGGCATCAGAAGTGGTGCCAGGGTGAGAGCTGTGATGCCTGATCACTGGGAGCAGGCCTTCAGTGACCCAGGAGACTCTCATTACATAGA TCGCAACCCAAAGAAGACCAGCTGGCAGAGTCCTCGAGCCTCAAGCAGGGAGACCgtctataaaaatgaat GGTTCACAGACCAGCCTGTGGAGCTGCGGGGTTtccctgtgcacacacacttgaccAAGGGCTCCAGAGGGTTCGGTTTCAATATCGTGGGGGGCAGCAGGCCAAGAGAGTTCCTCCAGGTCTACAGTGTGACTGCAAGTGGACCTTCAGCACTCAAGACAG CGGACCTCCTGGTGTACATCAATGACGTCTGTGTGTTGGGAGTGTCTCACAAAGAGGTGGTAGAGATGCTCAAGTCTGTGCCTGTGGGCCACAGCGTGGATGTCGAGGTTAGAAGAGGCTATCCCATGCTCTACAACCCTGACGGCTGTCCCAAGCAGCCCCCGCCAAGGCTACTGGACAGCGGGGACCCCATCCtaccacccaccaccacccagcCTCAGCCTATTCACCAGCTGCCTCGCCTCCCAACACCCACTCCCCGTATCCAGCAGCACTTTAACTTTAACGGGGTCCACAGTGACGGAAGCTACATGGAACCAGGGGTGACTTTAGATGCAAATGGAAATGCAATGTCTTTCGCCATCAGACAGCTGCCCTCATACAGACGCTCCAGCATGAGCAATGCCGCCTCTTCGCCCCCCGTGCGCCCACCACGTTCCCTGAGAAGTTTAGCCAGGCTGCAGTCACTCGACCAAACCCTGGCCAGccagagtgacagtgaagttgtCTCTGCGATCGGTTCGCACAG gGCATCAATGATTCGTAATCACAACAATAACTCCCTCTCAGCACCCCCTCATCCTTTACATTACGGCACATCCAAGTCATCGGAGAGCGACCTGTCCACCTGCACCCTCTCGGGGTCACGGCTGCCCCTGCCTCAGTCGCCCAGGAGGCCGTCATCCTCTCCCGGAGGCCCCCGCAGCGCTCACTCCCGCCTCTTTACACCGCAGACCTCGCACCTCAGACCCCCTCCCACCCCTGACAACCCCCATCACCGCACCTTCAACGGTTTCCATAGCAACACCAGCCCCACTGCAAGTCccagcagtgtttcctctcctgGGGCGATGAGTGTGGGCAGTGGACTTGGCAGCGGAGGGGAGCTGGTGCCGGTGGCCTTGGCCCAGATTGAAGGAGACAGAGGCCTCGGCTTCAGCGTTTCGGCTGGCGGTCCGGGAGGCAGGATGACTATAGTGAAGAGAGTCTGGGACCGCAAGCAATGCAACTCTCTGCAGCCAGGGGATGCTATTGTCAAAATCAATGGAGCTGATGTCCAGAGTCTTAGCTTTGCACAG GTACAAACAGTCCTCCAAGAACACACCAAACAGGGAGAAGTCATCTTATTGGTTTACAGAGGAG GCGTCTGTCATTCAGCCATCTCCCCCGGCTCTATTCGGAGACTTCCCCCGCCTCTTCTCcgcccccctcctccacctgttgGCTCAGATGACTCCAGTGTGCTCCCAGAAGCGCTGCCTATGCCCCGCACTTCCATCAGCACTCCTCCCTCCCCAGCCCCAACACATTCCTCGCTGATTCAGAGCACCAGTTTCCTGGAGTCGATTCCGGTGACACTGACGATGGAGCCCAAAGACTGGATCAACACGGGCCTGGAGGATGAGGCGGGTGGTGTCATAGTGCCTGATTCAGGTGCGGTGAGGCAGGGTGGTGAACGAACTCGGCCACTGCGAGGGTTTGATGTGGAGCTCAGGAGAAAGCCGGGAGAGGGCTTTGGGTTCGTCATTGCTTCTCAGGATGTGGAGAATGGCAAAG ctgcctctcttctccctcaccGGTTTGTGACGGTCCGTCGAGGCAGCCCAGCAGCCAAGAGTGGGCAGATCCGGCCTGGAGATCGACTGGAGGCGGTAGAAGGACACTCAGTGGTGACTCTGCCTCATCGAGAACTTGCTCAGATACTTCGCAGAGTTGGAAATACTCTACGGCTCACCATTGTCCCCCGTCCAAGCACCT ACACTTCTAGCCTTTCAGAAGCAAATGAATATGACCCCGGTCACAAAAGcagaaaaggtcagaggtcacgtcCAAAG CGTGACTCCAGGTATTACAGTGTGGACCTGGATCGTGGACCCTCAGGCTTCGGCTTCAGCCTCCGAGGGGGCAGTGAGTACAACATGGGCCTCTACGTCCTGGGACTGATGGAGGGGGGACCAGCCTCACGGAGCCAGAAaatgcag GTGAGCGATCAGCTTGTGGAGATCAATGGCGACAGTACAGCAGGGATGACGCACAGCCAGGCCGTCGAGCAGATCCGCAGGGGAGGCCACCGCATCCACCTGGTGCTCAAGAGAGGAAACGGCTACGTGCCTGACTATG GCCGTGAGCACAGAatcacctccccctccctcctgcgTCACCCCAAGGAGCAGGGTTTGGCTGCAGTAGACTCCACTGGGCGGAGGGGGCGTAGCAGCTctaagcagaggaggagcaagTCTTCAGATGGACGCGAGAAAGGAAAAGGGActgaaaggaggagaagaagaagacgggCCTCAGAGGGAGAGGGACGCTCAGGTTTGCAAAGCCCTGTCTCTGAGCTGGGGGAGAGGTCTCGGGAAGCCAGggacagcagcaggaggagaaggaggaaaagaggggcTCAGAGTTTACCCAGAGATGCCCTCAGGAATTATGATGATAGTGACACAGAAAAAGGAACAGTGAGgggaagaaaaagggagagggagaggaagaggaggagtagaAGCAGACCGAGGAAAAGCAGGAGCGAGGAGAGGGTGGGGAAGGCAGAGGGCAAGGAAGAGCCTGAGGGACAGCAGGAGGtagctgctgttgaggagaaggtggaagagaaggatgaggaggtggaggtggaggagagagttAATTTAGAGAGCGGAGCAAGTGATGAGAATATTATCCTACCCATTCCAAGTCCAAACCAAAAGCTTCCCAGTCCCAAAGAAAACTGGGAGGCTTCGAATGATGAAAACTGGGACATGGCAGCAGATTACAGGGAactgaggaaagagaaggagccGGAGAgcgagcaggagcaggagaggtCATGGGATGATGACAGGGGTGAAAATAAAGAGACGGCGCTgaatgagaatgagaaagaCGAGGATGCACAGAACGGGCGCATCAAGAGGCCTTTACCAAGCGTTGCTGTGATGGATCCAGTGTCACAGAGAAAGCCCTTCTCCTTCCTCACCTCCACACTGTCCGTGCAGCAGCTGGGAGACGATGAGTCAGATTCTGGAAACAGCCAGTCTGATGGCAGCGTGTCTGCTGCCAGCATCTCAGGCCTTTCTATGGCAGGCGGGCGCAGGGCCGCGGTGCTGCCAGGCCCTTGGCTCACACCCAGCCAACAGAGGGTGGCACAGGATGTAGAGGGGAACAGGCAAACAGgacaggggggagggggaagcGCTGTCTCTTAA
- the LOC130175461 gene encoding membrane-associated guanylate kinase, WW and PDZ domain-containing protein 3 isoform X1, with protein sequence MYIDAFKRILFERLNCLKRMCVCQRQGSSFAMSKTAVKKLHWRSKVQDSFVPLLGSSGELGIAIGGGADYGEFPFVTSAPGGGLTVGDIILEIGGTPVLGMTLGDVRGVLNSCPHPIRIKTVSPGSTLCKDLRLYLSKCFTPGSVDSQLQQVIRENLYLRAVPCTTRQPRDGEISGVDYNFVSIEEFFSLEESGALLESGKFKGNYYGTPRPVHISADSPPITYQEHRNLLRNFRTRSKSLSNLEKAAEDGENSEDDSGLSGGSAGISGSILPTHRSPGRPRAYSNGGDGCAIENGIIGIRSGARVRAVMPDHWEQAFSDPGDSHYIDRNPKKTSWQSPRASSRETVYKNEWFTDQPVELRGFPVHTHLTKGSRGFGFNIVGGSRPREFLQVYSVTASGPSALKTADLLVYINDVCVLGVSHKEVVEMLKSVPVGHSVDVEVRRGYPMLYNPDGCPKQPPPRLLDSGDPILPPTTTQPQPIHQLPRLPTPTPRIQQHFNFNGVHSDGSYMEPGVTLDANGNAMSFAIRQLPSYRRSSMSNAASSPPVRPPRSLRSLARLQSLDQTLASQSDSEVVSAIGSHRASMIRNHNNNSLSAPPHPLHYGTSKSSESDLSTCTLSGSRLPLPQSPRRPSSSPGGPRSAHSRLFTPQTSHLRPPPTPDNPHHRTFNGFHSNTSPTASPSSVSSPGAMSVGSGLGSGGELVPVALAQIEGDRGLGFSVSAGGPGGRMTIVKRVWDRKQCNSLQPGDAIVKINGADVQSLSFAQVQTVLQEHTKQGEVILLVYRGGVCHSAISPGSIRRLPPPLLRPPPPPVGSDDSSVLPEALPMPRTSISTPPSPAPTHSSLIQSTSFLESIPVTLTMEPKDWINTGLEDEAGGVIVPDSGAVRQGGERTRPLRGFDVELRRKPGEGFGFVIASQDVENGKAASLLPHRFVTVRRGSPAAKSGQIRPGDRLEAVEGHSVVTLPHRELAQILRRVGNTLRLTIVPRPSTYTSSLSEANEYDPGHKSRKGQRSRPKRDSRYYSVDLDRGPSGFGFSLRGGSEYNMGLYVLGLMEGGPASRSQKMQVSDQLVEINGDSTAGMTHSQAVEQIRRGGHRIHLVLKRGNGYVPDYGREHRITSPSLLRHPKEQGLAAVDSTGRRGRSSSKQRRSKSSDGREKGKGTERRRRRRRASEGEGRSGLQSPVSELGERSREARDSSRRRRRKRGAQSLPRDALRNYDDSDTEKGTVRGRKRERERKRRSRSRPRKSRSEERVGKAEGKEEPEGQQEVAAVEEKVEEKDEEVEVEERVNLESGASDENIILPIPSPNQKLPSPKENWEASNDENWDMAADYRELRKEKEPESEQEQERSWDDDRGENKETALNENEKDEDAQNGRIKRPLPSVAVMDPVSQRKPFSFLTSTLSVQQLGDDESDSGNSQSDGSVSAASISGLSMAGGRRAAVLPGPWLTPSQQRVAQDVEGNRQTGQGGGGSAVS encoded by the exons cTCATTTGCCATGTCTAAGACAGCGGTGAAGAAGCTGCACTGGCGTTCCAAGGTGCAGGACAGCTTCGTCCCCTTGCTAGGCTCGTCGGGGGAACTGGGGATCGCCATCGGTGGAGGAGCAGATTATGGAGAGTTTCCTTTTGTCACGTCGGCTCCCGGGGGCGGACTCACAGTGGGCGATATCATCCTTGAAATTGGGGGGACACCTGTATTAGGGATGACATTAGGAGATGTCCGTGGTGTTCTCAACTCCTGCCCCCATCCTATCCGCATTAAAACTGTGTCACCAG GCTCCACATTGTGCAAGGATCTCAGGTTGTATCTGAGTAAGTGCTTCACACCCGGCTCAGTGGACAGCCAGCTTCAGCAGGTCATCCGAGAGAACCTCTACCTCCGCGCTGTACCTT GTACAACAAGGCAGCCCAGAGACGGGGAAATCTCAGGGGTGGACTACAACTTTGTCTCCATTGAGGAGTTCTTCTCCTTGGAGGAGTCAGGAGCACTGCTTGAGAGTGGCAAGTTCAAAG GGAATTACTACGGCACACCTCGGCCTGTTCACATCAGCGCAGACAGCCCCCCCATCACCTACCAGGAACACCGCAACCTGCTCAGAAACTTCCGCACACGCAGCAAATCGCTCAGCAACCTGGAGAAGGCTGCAGAGGACGGCGAAAACAGTGAGGACGACTCCGGCCTCTCAG GAGGCTCTGCGGGCATCAGCGGCAGCATCCTTCCTACCCACCGCTCCCCTGGTCGGCCCCGGGCGTACAGCAACGGCGGGGATGGTTGTGCCATAGAGAACGGGATCATTGGCATCAGAAGTGGTGCCAGGGTGAGAGCTGTGATGCCTGATCACTGGGAGCAGGCCTTCAGTGACCCAGGAGACTCTCATTACATAGA TCGCAACCCAAAGAAGACCAGCTGGCAGAGTCCTCGAGCCTCAAGCAGGGAGACCgtctataaaaatgaat GGTTCACAGACCAGCCTGTGGAGCTGCGGGGTTtccctgtgcacacacacttgaccAAGGGCTCCAGAGGGTTCGGTTTCAATATCGTGGGGGGCAGCAGGCCAAGAGAGTTCCTCCAGGTCTACAGTGTGACTGCAAGTGGACCTTCAGCACTCAAGACAG CGGACCTCCTGGTGTACATCAATGACGTCTGTGTGTTGGGAGTGTCTCACAAAGAGGTGGTAGAGATGCTCAAGTCTGTGCCTGTGGGCCACAGCGTGGATGTCGAGGTTAGAAGAGGCTATCCCATGCTCTACAACCCTGACGGCTGTCCCAAGCAGCCCCCGCCAAGGCTACTGGACAGCGGGGACCCCATCCtaccacccaccaccacccagcCTCAGCCTATTCACCAGCTGCCTCGCCTCCCAACACCCACTCCCCGTATCCAGCAGCACTTTAACTTTAACGGGGTCCACAGTGACGGAAGCTACATGGAACCAGGGGTGACTTTAGATGCAAATGGAAATGCAATGTCTTTCGCCATCAGACAGCTGCCCTCATACAGACGCTCCAGCATGAGCAATGCCGCCTCTTCGCCCCCCGTGCGCCCACCACGTTCCCTGAGAAGTTTAGCCAGGCTGCAGTCACTCGACCAAACCCTGGCCAGccagagtgacagtgaagttgtCTCTGCGATCGGTTCGCACAG gGCATCAATGATTCGTAATCACAACAATAACTCCCTCTCAGCACCCCCTCATCCTTTACATTACGGCACATCCAAGTCATCGGAGAGCGACCTGTCCACCTGCACCCTCTCGGGGTCACGGCTGCCCCTGCCTCAGTCGCCCAGGAGGCCGTCATCCTCTCCCGGAGGCCCCCGCAGCGCTCACTCCCGCCTCTTTACACCGCAGACCTCGCACCTCAGACCCCCTCCCACCCCTGACAACCCCCATCACCGCACCTTCAACGGTTTCCATAGCAACACCAGCCCCACTGCAAGTCccagcagtgtttcctctcctgGGGCGATGAGTGTGGGCAGTGGACTTGGCAGCGGAGGGGAGCTGGTGCCGGTGGCCTTGGCCCAGATTGAAGGAGACAGAGGCCTCGGCTTCAGCGTTTCGGCTGGCGGTCCGGGAGGCAGGATGACTATAGTGAAGAGAGTCTGGGACCGCAAGCAATGCAACTCTCTGCAGCCAGGGGATGCTATTGTCAAAATCAATGGAGCTGATGTCCAGAGTCTTAGCTTTGCACAG GTACAAACAGTCCTCCAAGAACACACCAAACAGGGAGAAGTCATCTTATTGGTTTACAGAGGAG GCGTCTGTCATTCAGCCATCTCCCCCGGCTCTATTCGGAGACTTCCCCCGCCTCTTCTCcgcccccctcctccacctgttgGCTCAGATGACTCCAGTGTGCTCCCAGAAGCGCTGCCTATGCCCCGCACTTCCATCAGCACTCCTCCCTCCCCAGCCCCAACACATTCCTCGCTGATTCAGAGCACCAGTTTCCTGGAGTCGATTCCGGTGACACTGACGATGGAGCCCAAAGACTGGATCAACACGGGCCTGGAGGATGAGGCGGGTGGTGTCATAGTGCCTGATTCAGGTGCGGTGAGGCAGGGTGGTGAACGAACTCGGCCACTGCGAGGGTTTGATGTGGAGCTCAGGAGAAAGCCGGGAGAGGGCTTTGGGTTCGTCATTGCTTCTCAGGATGTGGAGAATGGCAAAG ctgcctctcttctccctcaccGGTTTGTGACGGTCCGTCGAGGCAGCCCAGCAGCCAAGAGTGGGCAGATCCGGCCTGGAGATCGACTGGAGGCGGTAGAAGGACACTCAGTGGTGACTCTGCCTCATCGAGAACTTGCTCAGATACTTCGCAGAGTTGGAAATACTCTACGGCTCACCATTGTCCCCCGTCCAAGCACCT ACACTTCTAGCCTTTCAGAAGCAAATGAATATGACCCCGGTCACAAAAGcagaaaaggtcagaggtcacgtcCAAAG CGTGACTCCAGGTATTACAGTGTGGACCTGGATCGTGGACCCTCAGGCTTCGGCTTCAGCCTCCGAGGGGGCAGTGAGTACAACATGGGCCTCTACGTCCTGGGACTGATGGAGGGGGGACCAGCCTCACGGAGCCAGAAaatgcag GTGAGCGATCAGCTTGTGGAGATCAATGGCGACAGTACAGCAGGGATGACGCACAGCCAGGCCGTCGAGCAGATCCGCAGGGGAGGCCACCGCATCCACCTGGTGCTCAAGAGAGGAAACGGCTACGTGCCTGACTATG GCCGTGAGCACAGAatcacctccccctccctcctgcgTCACCCCAAGGAGCAGGGTTTGGCTGCAGTAGACTCCACTGGGCGGAGGGGGCGTAGCAGCTctaagcagaggaggagcaagTCTTCAGATGGACGCGAGAAAGGAAAAGGGActgaaaggaggagaagaagaagacgggCCTCAGAGGGAGAGGGACGCTCAGGTTTGCAAAGCCCTGTCTCTGAGCTGGGGGAGAGGTCTCGGGAAGCCAGggacagcagcaggaggagaaggaggaaaagaggggcTCAGAGTTTACCCAGAGATGCCCTCAGGAATTATGATGATAGTGACACAGAAAAAGGAACAGTGAGgggaagaaaaagggagagggagaggaagaggaggagtagaAGCAGACCGAGGAAAAGCAGGAGCGAGGAGAGGGTGGGGAAGGCAGAGGGCAAGGAAGAGCCTGAGGGACAGCAGGAGGtagctgctgttgaggagaaggtggaagagaaggatgaggaggtggaggtggaggagagagttAATTTAGAGAGCGGAGCAAGTGATGAGAATATTATCCTACCCATTCCAAGTCCAAACCAAAAGCTTCCCAGTCCCAAAGAAAACTGGGAGGCTTCGAATGATGAAAACTGGGACATGGCAGCAGATTACAGGGAactgaggaaagagaaggagccGGAGAgcgagcaggagcaggagaggtCATGGGATGATGACAGGGGTGAAAATAAAGAGACGGCGCTgaatgagaatgagaaagaCGAGGATGCACAGAACGGGCGCATCAAGAGGCCTTTACCAAGCGTTGCTGTGATGGATCCAGTGTCACAGAGAAAGCCCTTCTCCTTCCTCACCTCCACACTGTCCGTGCAGCAGCTGGGAGACGATGAGTCAGATTCTGGAAACAGCCAGTCTGATGGCAGCGTGTCTGCTGCCAGCATCTCAGGCCTTTCTATGGCAGGCGGGCGCAGGGCCGCGGTGCTGCCAGGCCCTTGGCTCACACCCAGCCAACAGAGGGTGGCACAGGATGTAGAGGGGAACAGGCAAACAGgacaggggggagggggaagcGCTGTCTCTTAA